A stretch of the Medicago truncatula cultivar Jemalong A17 chromosome 5, MtrunA17r5.0-ANR, whole genome shotgun sequence genome encodes the following:
- the LOC11439983 gene encoding UDP-glucose 4-epimerase: MNNKTVLVTGGAGYIGSHTVLQLLLGGFKSIVVDNLDNSSEVAIHRVKELAGEFGNNLSFHKVDLRDRAALEQIFGSTTFDAVIHFAGLKAVGESAQKPLLYYNNNLIGTITLLEVMAAHGCKKLVFSSSATVYGWPKEVPCTEEFPLSAANPYGRTKLTIEEICRDVHRAEPDWKIILSRYFNPVGAHPSGYIGEDPRGVPNNLMPFIQQVAVGRRPALTIFGNDYNTVDGTGVRDFIHVVDLADGHIAALLKLEEADIGCEVYNLGTGKGTSVSEIVRAFEHASGKKIPLVKAGRRPGDAEIVYASTEKAERELKWKAKYGIDDMCRDQWNWASKNPYGYGPPDSTD; this comes from the exons ATGAACAACAAAACCGTACTCGTTACCGGTGGTGCCGGTTACATTGGTAGCCACACCGTTCTTCAACTCTTACTCGGTGGTTTCAAGTCCATCGTCGTTGATAATCTTGATAATTCCTCAGAAGTTGCCATTCACAGAGTTAAGGAACTCGCCGGTGAATTTGGGAATAACCTCAGCTTTCACAAG GTAGATCTCCGGGACAGGGCCGCTCTAGAGCAAATTTTTGGTTCCACAAC ATTTGATGCAGTCATACATTTTGCTGGACTGAAAGCAGTAGGTGAAAGTGCGCAGAAACCGTTACTCTACTACAACAACAACTTGATTGGGACAATCACTCTATTGGAAGTCATGGCTGCTCATGGATGCAAGAAG CTTGTGTTCTCATCTTCGGCCACTGTATATGGTTGGCCAAAGGAGGTTCCATGTACAGAAGAGTTTCCTCTGTCAGCAGCAAACCCATACGGACGTACCAAG CTTACAATTGAAGAAATTTGTCGTGATGTTCATCGTGCTGAGCCAGACTGGAAAATAATATTATCGAGATATTTTAACCCAGTGGGTGCACACCCTAGTGGTTATATTGGAGAGGATCCTCGTGGAGTTCCAAACAATCTCATGCCATTCATTCAGCAAGTAGCGGTTGGCAGACGGCCTGCACTGACAATTTTTGGAAATGATTATAATACAGTTGATGGTACTGGG GTTCGGGATTTCATTCATGTTGTTGATTTAGCAGATGGGCACATTGCTGCATTGCTTAAACTAGAGGAAGCTGATATAG GTTGTGAGGTTTATAACTTGGGAACAGGAAAGGGAACATCAGTTTCGGAGATTGTTAGAGCTTTTGAACATGCATCTGGGAAG AAAATTCCACTTGTGAAGGCTGGTCGTAGACCTGGTGATGCTGAAATTGTTTATGCATCCACAGAAAAAGCTGAAAGAGAACTTAAGTGGAA GGCAAAATATGGAATAGATGACATGTGCCGTGATCAATGGAATTGGGCTAGCAAAAACCCTTACGGCTATGGACCTCCGGATTCCACAGATTAA
- the LOC11427482 gene encoding UDP-glucose 4-epimerase, producing MASRVGITNGTSSPLNSSRFLSPSKNSSFQTQNGSNSNSASLMTQNKTVLVTGGAGYIGSHTVLQLLLGGFKTVIVDNLDNSSEVAVRRVKELAAEFGKNLNFHKVDLRDKAALEQIFSSTKFDAVIHFAGMKAVGESVQKPLLYYNNNLIGTITLLEVMAAHGCKKLVFSSSATVYGWPKEVPCTEEFPLSAANPYGRTKLTIEEICRDVNRADPDWKIMLLRYFNPVGAHPSGYIGEDPHGIPNNLMPFIQQVAVGRRPALTVFGNDYKTVDGTGVRDYIHVVDLADGHIAALRKLEEADIGCDVYNLGTGKGTSVLEMVRAFEKASGKKIPLVKAGRRPGDAEIVYASTKKAERELKWKAKYGIDEMCRDQWNWASKNPYGYGSPDSTN from the exons ATGGCTTCTCGCGTCGGCATCACTAATGGCACCTCTTCTCCTTTAAACTCTTCACGTTTTCTATCACCTTCTAAGAATTCTTCATTCCAAACCCAAAACGGTAGTAATTCTAATTCTGCTTCTCTCATGACGCAAAACAAAACCGTTCTAGTTACCGGCGGTGCCGGTTACATCGGTAGCCACACCGTTCTTCAGCTCTTACTCGGCGGTTTCAAAACTGTCATCGTTGATAATCTTGATAATTCCTCTGAAGTTGCTGTTCGTAGAGTTAAGGAACTCGCTGCTGAATTTGGGAAAAACCTCAATTTTCACAAg GTAGACCTCCGCGACAAGGCTGCACTTGAGCAAATTTTTTCTTCCACCAA GTTTGATGCAGTTATACATTTTGCTGGAATGAAAGCAGTGGGAGAAAGTGTGCAGAAACCGTTACTCTACTACAACAACAACTTGATTGGGACAATCACTCTTTTGGAAGTCATGGCTGCTCATGGATGCAAGAAG CTTGTGTTCTCATCTTCAGCCACTGTATATGGTTGGCCAAAGGAGGTTCCATGTACTGAAGAGTTTCCTCTGTCAGCAGCAAACCCATATGGACGAACCAAG CTCACCATTGAAGAAATCTGTCGTGATGTCAATCGTGCTGATCCAGATTGGAAAATAATGTTATTGAGATACTTCAACCCAGTGGGTGCACACCCTAGTGGTTATATTGGGGAGGATCCTCACGGGATTCCAAATAATCTTATGCCATTTATTCAGCAAGTAGCGGTTGGCAGACGTCCTGCACTGACAGTTTTTGGAAATGATTATAAAACAGTTGATGGTACTGGG GTTCGGGATTACATTCATGTTGTTGATTTAGCTGATGGCCATATTGCTGCATTGCGTAAACTAGAAGAAGCTGACATAG GTTGTGACGTTTATAACTTGGGGACAGGAAAGGGAACATCAGTTTTGGAGATGGTTAGAGCTTTTGAGAAGGCATCTGGAAAG AAAATTCCACTTGTGAAGGCTGGCCGTAGACCTGGTGATGCTGAAATTGTTTATGCATCAACAAAAAAAGCTGAAAGAGAACTTAAGTGGAA GGCAAAATATGGAATTGATGAAATGTGCCGTGATCAATGGAATTGGGCTAGCAAAAACCCTTACGGCTATGGATCTCCTGATTCCACAAATTAA